The genomic segment TCCTCATAGGCAGCCATGGTGTTGGTACCTACCTTCAACCACTTGCCAGCCTTTACATCAGCATTGGTGCGGATGTTGTAACGGCGGAAGGTTGAATTCTGTGCGATACCGTCCTGATCGTAGAAACCACCAGAAACATAGTAGTTCAAGCGGTCGGTAGCACGGTTGATAGAGAGTTCGTAGCTCTGCAGCGGAGCGCGGTCGTTGAACACCTCGTCCAGCCAGTTTACGTTTACTCTTGAAAGGAGATTGTAATCCTTACCTGTATCCAGACCTACTTCTTTCTCAAACTGGATACGCTCATCAGTATTCATCATTTTCCAGTTGGTCTGTGCCAACTCAGAGAAACCATACTGTGCACGGAGCGTAATCTTCGCCTTGTCCATTGCCAAGCCTCGCTTGGAAGTGATGACAACCACACCATTGGCAGCACGTGCACCATAGATAGAGGTAGAAGAGGCATCTTTCAATACAGAGATACTTTCGATGTCGTTAGGACTCAAAGTATTGAAATCAGAACTTGAGATTGGCACGCCGTCGAGGATAAAGAGTGGCGACTTGCCGGAGTTGATAGAGTTGGTACCACGGATTTGGAAGGTAGCCGCCTTGCTAGGTTCACCCGAAGAAGAGATGACCTGCAAACCAGTACTCTGTCCCTGCAAAGCTTGGTCGAAGCTTGCCGCCGGCACATTTTCTATCTTTTCAGACTTTACGGCAGACACGGAACCCGCAATGGTTCCCTTCTTTCTCACGCCATACGCCACCACAACCACTTCATCCATCATCTTGGAATCCGAAGCAAGGGTGATGTTGAGCGTATTTGTCTGCGCTTTCACAACGTGCTTCTGCGTAACGCAGCCCACATAAGAGTAGACAAGCGTAGCCTTCGAAGCACCCTTAATTTCGATGGTATAGTTACCGTCAATATCGGTCACTACGCCATTTGATGTTCCCTCTTGCATAATGGTCACACCTATCATCGGTTCGTTGTCATCAGCAGACACGACTGTACCCTTGACGCTGAAACTCTGCGCCAAGACCGATTGGATAGACAACAATACAAGTGAGACAAGTAAAAGAGTTAATCTTCTCATCCTTGTTTGTTTCAAGTTTATTAATTAATAATTATTATTTTTTTCTCATTTTTTTCTCGTTTGGTAAAAGCCGAAAGCACTCAGGGCAACACTTCGCCCCTCCATTTATACATTCTTTCACTAATATGCACGCATGGAAATACCTATTTAACTTAAATCGGTGCAAAATTACGAATATTTTCTTATTTGCACAAGATAATCGCTTAAAAATTAAATAATTAACACGAAATATCTATGTTTTTTAGCATATATGCTCATAAATTTAGTTAATTGTCGATTTTTTGTCACGTCCGATTACAGATTGCAAAAACAAGTTCAATACACACCTTTTTTTGTTTCTATGCAGCCGTTTTCATAAAGCTGAAATTACGTCCCGACGCATCTTGCACTACGTCGGGACGTATCTTTTGCTGCGTCGGGACGTAGCAAATGCTACATCGGGACGCATTTTTTACTGCATCGGAACGTATTTTATCAGCTGACTCAAGTAGCTCAGTCAGCTGACGCAAGTAGCTCAATCAGCTGACGCAAGTAGCTCAATCAGCTGACGCAAGTAGCTCAGTCAGCTGACGCAGATATCTCGACAAGCCGAAGGATACGTCTCCATTAGCCTACGGAGTCGTATCCGTAACCCGACGGAGTTATATCCGTAACCCAATGCTGTCATATTCTTAACCCCACGCAGCCATATCTATAGGCAAACGGAAGCACATCATTTATTTACCTCTTCACCTTCATATATTCCGTAGGAGTCATGCCATACTCCTTGGAGAAGCATTTGGAGAAATAACTGCTGTTGGAAAAACCAACGGTATACATCACCTCGGAAACACTGAACTTGCCCTGGCTCAGGAGCTCGGCAGCACGGCTCATACGCATCTCACGGATATACTCTACAGGCGTACGACCCGTTATCGCCTTCGTTTTGCGATACAGCTGCTTGCCACCTATACCTATCACATCCTGCAACATCGAAACGTTGAAGTCGGAATCAATCATATGCTTCTCTATCGCCTCATTGATCTCTTCGAGCAGACGCTTGTCTGCCGCATCCAACTCGCTGACATCTACCATCTTCTTTTCCTCTTCAGAAGACTCAGATCGTGCAGGAACTGGTTCTGAGGATGATGACTCAGGCTCAGATACAGGCGAAGCGGATAACCCAGTGGCAACAGAAGATGACACATCAGGAATCTTCACGTTCAGGTAGCGGACCATCAGAGCAGTCACCTCATCAAATGAATGATGAGCCACAGCTGCCTTCAAATCTTCCGTCAGACGGTTGAAGAAGTCTATACGCATCTGTACCTGCTCCAACACCTCAGCCTTCTGCTTCTGGGCATCAGCCAGTTCCTTGCGCAGAAAATACCAGCTTACCAGCCATGCCACAAACACGATGAGTGCCGTGATATAGAAGAGCTTGCACCACCAGGAGAGATACCAAGGCGGCAGGACGGAGATGTCGAGCGAATAAACCTCGACGGCTATCTTGCCTTCACCATCCACGGCATGAACCGTAAGATGATAATCGCCATAAGACAAACCATTGTAGGTGATATCGATATTGCCGGAGTTCAGATAATGCCAGTCGTGATCGCTGCCTTCGAGTTTGTAAGCATAAACGGCTGAAGGATGATCGGCAAAAGGAAGGTCGGTGAGCTGCAAGGTGAAGTTGTTCTCATCACTCTTCAGTTCCAGGATTTCTCCACGCTCCTCACGAGCCTCTCCGTTTACGATGATTCCAGCCAGCATCAAGCGGGTAAACTGCTTAGGCTTCTGTACTACATCGGAACTGATTGCCACATAGCCGTCATTGCCGCCCATCATTACCTCATGAGTCTGTCTGCTGTAACAGATGTTGAGCGGCACAACAGAAGGAATCATGAAGCGCTGGCTCTCGCCCTCAGGATTGATTACGCAGCATTCATTGCCCGATACCACCCACATCTTGCCTTCCACATCGCACATGGTACTTACCTTGCCACCAATCTGCCATGTCTTGGAAGAAAAGCTGTTACCCAGCACAGAACCGGCTGCATAATAACAGGTTACCGAACTGTTATCACCCATCCAGATATTGCCCTTGCTGTCTGCCATCAGATAGTTGACAACATCTGAGTTAGCTACCTGCACCACCTTCATATTGTTCGGATTGATGCAGTTGAGACGGGTATAGGTAGAAACCCAAATCCTACCCTTTCCATCCATCACCATCTGACCTACATGCAAACCAGAGAGCGCATTCTTTCCCTTGTCCGAGTAATGCCAGTCGGCTATGGTCTTGCCGCTCAGAAGAGCCGCCTTATCCATCACGAAGACACCGCCCTGATAAGAACCCATCCATATCCTGCCCTTCTTGTCCTGGAGAATATCGTAAGCCCAGGCAGTAGAATACTTGCCACTCTTATCGTAGACGATGAAGTTGCGCATCTGATGAGAACTGCGGTCATAGAAGTTGATGCCATGGTCGGTACAGATCCATACATCGCCGTCATGGTCTTCATAAATCTTGCGTACACGGTTATGACTCAGCGGGAAGGCAGAGCTGTTCTGCTTGTACCATGCCACATTCTGATAACCTTCAGCATTCCGGGTGAAATGAATCAGACCGTTGGTACCGCCCATCCACCATTCGCCGTTACGGGTCTGGAGCATGGCATGGAGACAGTTGCCCTCACCCGACATCGTAATCTTATCGAGCGATACATAGCGGTAATAGGTATGGGTAGTGAGACGGGAGAGTCCATTGTCAGTACCCACCCATACATTCTGCCATTTATCTACAAAGCAAGCCCAGACGATGTTGTTAGGAATAGAAGCATCATCGCGGGAATCGTGGATATAATGGGTGATGGCATTGGAGAGTGCCATCTGATAGAGTCCGTTATCGGTTCCGATATAGAGATTGCCGGCAGCATCGGCAGAGAGACATTTGATGGAATTGCCGTTGAGAGCTGGAATCTGTGAGAAGTTCCTGAGCTGCAGATCGGCACAATAGAGAGCGCCCTCGGTTCCAATCCAGTAGCATCGGCGCTTGGCATCATAGGCGAGCGCATTGACCAGCGGCTGTTCTCCGGCACGGAGCGGAATCAGTCTGCTGCCGAGATGCAGACCAGCGAGCGAACCTACGAGCAAGCCTCGCGGAGTAGAGAGCAAGGCATAGACATCGCCACCGAAGTCAGTCTTACCGCCTTTCATATCGAGCACACGGAGTTCCTTCAACTGCCTGCGTTTCGTCTCATCTGCAAAAGCCTTCATGGCAGGTGTTTCGGCATATTGATAAGATTGCGTATCGAATTTCAGGATACCGTTGCCGGTAGCCAGATAGAGCATTCTGCCCTCGAAACCGAGCGCATTGACACGCGTATTGCTGAATGTATGTTCCTGAAAATGGCGGTAGCCATGATAACCATCATAGCTGTAAAGACCGTTGTCGGTTCCGAGCCATATCATTCCATCACTGTCCTGGGTAATGGCACAAACTGCCTGAGCACCTTCAAGGGAGGTGTTGACGAAACGCTGCGCATGGATGGCAAGCGAAATAAAGAGCATAGCAATTGCCATGCTGATGCGGTATATAGGTTTTATTGACTTTTTCATGCGTGCAAATTTACACAATATTCATGATAACGCCAAAAAATATCGGAGGAAATTCATAAAAAAAGAATCCCCTGGGAAAAATAGCCGCTGCTATTCCCAGAGGATCCGATATAAACTATATACTTTATAACCAACCGAAATCGGTCTTTGTTATCTTATATTGCCTGGAGCGTAATCGACTTTTCGATATTTCGCTTGCTGTCTTTTACCTTCAGGATGATGTCGCCCTTCTGCTTGCTGCTCTGTACGATGACAACGAGTTTGCCGGAGAAGAGTTTCATCTGTGGCTGGGTGAACGGTTCGAGCGATGTGGCATCGCCATTGCAGGCTGCCTTAAAAGTGCCGGCACCACTCACCTCGAAGGTCAGTTCGTCATCGGCAAGCGGACATTCATTGCCGTCCTTATCCTGCAGACTCACGGTGATGAAGGCAAGGTCGTTGCCATCGGCATTCAGAAGCACATTGTGCTCATCGGTACAGCCTTCTACCATGCAGGCAATAGGCTCATGATCAGGTGTTTCTACACTGAACTTCATCTGCGCAGGCTCGCCGGCGGTACGCTTCACGTCCTCGCCAACCTTATCGCCATACTGGTTATAGGTAACCACGCGAATCTCACCCGGTTCATACTTCACATTGTTCCAGCGCAGACGGTAGCGGTCCAGACGGCTTGACTTGTCCTTGCGAACCCTGCCCTGACTCTTGCCGTTGACGAAGAGTTCGCCTTCCACACCATCGGTATAGCAATATACAGGGGTAACCTGTCCTTCTCTGCCCTTCCAGTTCCAGTGAGGAAGAAGATGGGTGGTATGCTGCTGCTCGTTCCAGCGGGCACGATACATATAGTAGCGGTCCTTTGGAAGTCCGGCAAGGTCACAGATGCCGAAGTAGCTGCTACGGCTTGGCCAGTAGGTATCGTAAGGAGTAGGCTCGCCCAGATAGTCGTAACCGGTCCATACAAACTCACCGATTACCCAACTGTAGTCATCCTGCATCTTCCAGTCATCATCCGGAAGATTGCTCCAGGAACAGTATTCGGTATCATAGCTTGAGCACTGACCATCAGGATAGGTAGCCTTATCACTTACCACTACCGGGAACTTGTATACGCCACGGGAGCTGACCGTAGAGGCGGTTTCAGAACCGAGGAGGAAGCCCTGAGGCAACTGCTCGATATTCTTATAATATTTATGTACGCGATAGTTGAAGCCCGGCACGTCCATTACCTGGGCAAATCCACTCTTCAGGGCAGCCTCAGCCTGATCCATACCCTGGGTAACAGGGCGGGATGGGTCGTACTGATGACAGATATCCTGCAGATGCTTAGCAATCTGCACACCCTCCTTGCTCCACTGTTCAGGAATCTCGTTACCGATGCTCCACATCACGATGCTAGGATGGTTGCGATGGTGCTTTACCAGATTGGTGATATCCTTATCGCTCCACTCCTTGAAGAAGTTGGCATAGCCGTTCTTGCATTTAGGATAAATCCACATATCGAAACTCTCTGCCATTACCATCATACCGAGGGAATCGCAGATTTCCATCTGCATGGTAGAAGGCATGTTGTGGGCAGTACGGATAGCATCGCAACCCATCTGCTTCATCGTCTTGATCTGGCGGATGAGAGCTGCCTTGTTCTCTGCTGCACCCAACGGACCGAGGTCGTGGTGCAGACAGACACCTTTCAGTTTACGGGTAACACCATTGAGTTGGAAGCCATAATCCTTGGATACGGCGATGGTGCGGATACCGGTCTTCAGGGTCTGAACATCAGCCACCTTCTTTCCTTCATATCGGATAAGTTTTACCTGATAGAGATAAGGAGATTCCGGAGACCAGAGCTGAGGATTCGCTACCTTCAGAGTAGTCTTGATTTCAGGATTGGCACCTGTGACGGTCTGCTCGGCAACCTTCTTGCCAGCCTCATCCAACAGGGCTATAACGGTCTTGCCCGACTTACCAGTCTTTCCTTCCAGCAGCGCATTTACTTCTACTTCAGCTTCCTGCTTATCAGCTTTCAGGGTACGCACGAAGGTATCCCAGGTAGAGAAGTTTTCGTTGCCATAGAGTTCTATGAAAACCGGACGGTAAAGACCGCCTCCCGGATACCAACGACTGCTCTCCTCTACATTATTAAGATGTACCTCGATGAGATTACTCTTACCAAACTGGATGAAAGGTGTGATGTCGATGCGGAAGGCATTGTAGCCGTAAGCCCATCTGCCAGCCTCCTTGCCATTGACGCTGACAACAGGCTGGCTCATGGCACCGTCGAAGACGAGTACGGCACGCTTATAGCCCTTAGGAGCCGTCCAGTTCATCTTATACATTCCTTCACCTATCCAAGGCAGCGCACCAGAGCGCCCCGACTTCTCGGTCTTTTCGGTTTCGCCATTCTGCTCGATGGCCACCATCTGCAGGTCCCATTTCTTATCGAAAGGACCCGCGATAGCCCAGTCGTGCGGAACAGCTACCTGCTGCCACGTCTTGCCATCACGGGAGAAGTCCCATGAAGGCAGGTTAATAACCTTTCTGCTCTGCGCCTGGCACAGCGTAGTGAGTGCCAGGGCAAGAGTCATGAAAGTAATGCTTCTCTTGATCATATTGCTATTTAATATTTTTATTTATATGCATCGAATACGGCAGTTGGTTTGCCGCTGTTGTCGAAGGCTCCCTTGGTATATGCAGACCAACCCAGAGTGGTATAGTTGGCTGGCTTCCAGTTGTTGTAAACTTCCGGTTCCCAATAGAAGATACCCTCGCAAGTAGAGATTGCCTTGCAGCCATCCACCATCTTCTTCATCATGGGCGCAGCCTGGTCAGAGCCCCACCACATACCGATTTCAGAGATGATGACATGGCAGTTGTACTGTTCTGATAAAGTCTTAATATTATTCAGACAATTGGTGGTTAAATCCTGCCAATTGTTATCTTCTGGATAAAGTGACATACCGATGACATCCCATTTTCCACCCTTCTTCTTCAATTCACCAAAGAGCCAGGTATAACGGCCGAGGTTATTACCCTCATCCACGTGCACGATGACTTTAGCTTGTGGATAAACCGCCTTTACGGCATCATATCCGGCGTTAACATAAGCAGCAAAGTTGGCTGCATTCTTAGATACCTGACCGGTTACAGCCTCATCGCTGTTGAAGAGCATTCCGTCGCGGGTTTCATTGCCCACCTGCACCCACTCTACGTTGGTTACACCTCTATCCTTCAGGGCATTCAACACATCCTTGGTATGATCAGCCACAGCCTGTTTCATCTGTTCGGCAGTATAGCCCTGCCATGCAGCCGGAACTTTCTGGTTGCCCGGGTCAGCCCAGGTATCAGAATAGTGGAAGTCAATCATCAGACGGAAGCCGAGCTGCTGAGCACGCCAAGCCTTGGCGATGACATCATCCTTGCCACACCAGCCACCTTCCGGATTTACCCAGACACGCAGACGGATAGAATTGGTTTCCTCTTCGCGGAGGAGCTTCATGCATTCTGTAGCCTTGCCATTCTGATTATAGAATTTCACACCATCCTTCTCCATCTCTGTGAGCCAACTTACATCGGCGCCCTTGGCGAAGCCACTCATATCGTATGTTTTCTCCTGCTCGTGAACAGTAGAATCGTCGCTGCTGCAACTTGTTCCTGTAATAGAGAACAAGAGTGCTGAAGCCAGCAATATGGCTTTTCCAAATATATTCTTCATTGTTTTACTTTTAGGTTGCGTTTTACGTTAAAATACGTTTTACGTTTAAAATTGTTTTCGGTTACAAAAGTAGAGAAAAGAGAAGAAAACAGCAGATAGATTTAAGACAAAAATAAAGAAAAAACGGACAAAAGCAAATCTTTATCTAGCTTTTGTCCGTTTTGTCATTAAAAAAGCAAGAATCTTTAAATCAGTTCTATACCTTTACTCTTTTACAGGTACAAGTTTAGTACTGCCACCTTCTGTATCACCAGTAGAACCACTAGTCTCGCCACCTCCGGTAGAACCACCTTCGCCAGAAGCATTGTTCTCTCCGAACACCTTGACAACACCAGAAGTATAAGCGTCAAGAATGCTTGCCAAAGCAGGCCATGGCTGCTGGTGACCATTTGTTACGACTGTTTCATCAGGAATAACGAAATCAATGTCACCATGATTCAAACGACCTGCACCATAGAAACCTTCTACGATAGAAGGAACATCTTCTGCCTTATCTGCAGTGTATGCATACATGAGGCTTGAGTTGGTATCGAAATTGTTGTAAGAAGTACCACCTACCAAAGTCTTTACGCTTGAAGGAACCTGCTCACTTGGGGCAGAAACCTCGTATGCATCAAAGCTTGTATTGTTTTCTGAATATGGGATATAGCTGAAGTTTTCTGGCTTGTTGGCAAATACA from the Segatella copri genome contains:
- a CDS encoding glycoside hydrolase family 2 TIM barrel-domain containing protein — its product is MIKRSITFMTLALALTTLCQAQSRKVINLPSWDFSRDGKTWQQVAVPHDWAIAGPFDKKWDLQMVAIEQNGETEKTEKSGRSGALPWIGEGMYKMNWTAPKGYKRAVLVFDGAMSQPVVSVNGKEAGRWAYGYNAFRIDITPFIQFGKSNLIEVHLNNVEESSRWYPGGGLYRPVFIELYGNENFSTWDTFVRTLKADKQEAEVEVNALLEGKTGKSGKTVIALLDEAGKKVAEQTVTGANPEIKTTLKVANPQLWSPESPYLYQVKLIRYEGKKVADVQTLKTGIRTIAVSKDYGFQLNGVTRKLKGVCLHHDLGPLGAAENKAALIRQIKTMKQMGCDAIRTAHNMPSTMQMEICDSLGMMVMAESFDMWIYPKCKNGYANFFKEWSDKDITNLVKHHRNHPSIVMWSIGNEIPEQWSKEGVQIAKHLQDICHQYDPSRPVTQGMDQAEAALKSGFAQVMDVPGFNYRVHKYYKNIEQLPQGFLLGSETASTVSSRGVYKFPVVVSDKATYPDGQCSSYDTEYCSWSNLPDDDWKMQDDYSWVIGEFVWTGYDYLGEPTPYDTYWPSRSSYFGICDLAGLPKDRYYMYRARWNEQQHTTHLLPHWNWKGREGQVTPVYCYTDGVEGELFVNGKSQGRVRKDKSSRLDRYRLRWNNVKYEPGEIRVVTYNQYGDKVGEDVKRTAGEPAQMKFSVETPDHEPIACMVEGCTDEHNVLLNADGNDLAFITVSLQDKDGNECPLADDELTFEVSGAGTFKAACNGDATSLEPFTQPQMKLFSGKLVVIVQSSKQKGDIILKVKDSKRNIEKSITLQAI
- a CDS encoding glycoside hydrolase family 53 protein; amino-acid sequence: MKNIFGKAILLASALLFSITGTSCSSDDSTVHEQEKTYDMSGFAKGADVSWLTEMEKDGVKFYNQNGKATECMKLLREEETNSIRLRVWVNPEGGWCGKDDVIAKAWRAQQLGFRLMIDFHYSDTWADPGNQKVPAAWQGYTAEQMKQAVADHTKDVLNALKDRGVTNVEWVQVGNETRDGMLFNSDEAVTGQVSKNAANFAAYVNAGYDAVKAVYPQAKVIVHVDEGNNLGRYTWLFGELKKKGGKWDVIGMSLYPEDNNWQDLTTNCLNNIKTLSEQYNCHVIISEIGMWWGSDQAAPMMKKMVDGCKAISTCEGIFYWEPEVYNNWKPANYTTLGWSAYTKGAFDNSGKPTAVFDAYK
- a CDS encoding two-component regulator propeller domain-containing protein; amino-acid sequence: MKKSIKPIYRISMAIAMLFISLAIHAQRFVNTSLEGAQAVCAITQDSDGMIWLGTDNGLYSYDGYHGYRHFQEHTFSNTRVNALGFEGRMLYLATGNGILKFDTQSYQYAETPAMKAFADETKRRQLKELRVLDMKGGKTDFGGDVYALLSTPRGLLVGSLAGLHLGSRLIPLRAGEQPLVNALAYDAKRRCYWIGTEGALYCADLQLRNFSQIPALNGNSIKCLSADAAGNLYIGTDNGLYQMALSNAITHYIHDSRDDASIPNNIVWACFVDKWQNVWVGTDNGLSRLTTHTYYRYVSLDKITMSGEGNCLHAMLQTRNGEWWMGGTNGLIHFTRNAEGYQNVAWYKQNSSAFPLSHNRVRKIYEDHDGDVWICTDHGINFYDRSSHQMRNFIVYDKSGKYSTAWAYDILQDKKGRIWMGSYQGGVFVMDKAALLSGKTIADWHYSDKGKNALSGLHVGQMVMDGKGRIWVSTYTRLNCINPNNMKVVQVANSDVVNYLMADSKGNIWMGDNSSVTCYYAAGSVLGNSFSSKTWQIGGKVSTMCDVEGKMWVVSGNECCVINPEGESQRFMIPSVVPLNICYSRQTHEVMMGGNDGYVAISSDVVQKPKQFTRLMLAGIIVNGEAREERGEILELKSDENNFTLQLTDLPFADHPSAVYAYKLEGSDHDWHYLNSGNIDITYNGLSYGDYHLTVHAVDGEGKIAVEVYSLDISVLPPWYLSWWCKLFYITALIVFVAWLVSWYFLRKELADAQKQKAEVLEQVQMRIDFFNRLTEDLKAAVAHHSFDEVTALMVRYLNVKIPDVSSSVATGLSASPVSEPESSSSEPVPARSESSEEEKKMVDVSELDAADKRLLEEINEAIEKHMIDSDFNVSMLQDVIGIGGKQLYRKTKAITGRTPVEYIREMRMSRAAELLSQGKFSVSEVMYTVGFSNSSYFSKCFSKEYGMTPTEYMKVKR